AAAATAGAACTTTTCCGAAGGGAGTGCTGTTTGGCATGGCAAAACCGAGAGGCAAAATCACCTATTATCAGGTTGAAAAGTTTTCAACCATCCGCGAAATGCTTGACAAAGCCGCCGCCGCGGCAGGAGACAGCATCGCATTCCGCTATAAAGAAAACGAAAAAGATTATGAGAAGACCTATTCCGAGTTTTTAGCCGACACCGAGGCACTCGGTGCGGCAATCACCAAACTCGGCCACCGTACTGACCACATCGCCTGCATTGGCGTCAACAGCTACCGCTGGGTAGTAACCTATCTGACCATGGTCAAGAGCGCCTGTGTATTTGTACCCGTCGACAAAGAACTGCCGGCCGAGGATATTGTCAATATTTTAATTCACAGCGAGAGCCGTGCGATCTTCTGCGATGCAAGTTATCTGCCGATTCTGAAAGAAAACGCTCATCGTCTGCCCGATATCGAAAACGTCATCTGCTTCGAAAAAACCGACGCCACCGCGGGGTCCATGCACCTGCACGACTTCGACACCCTGCTCGAAAGCGGAAAATCCCTCGATAAACACGAATATGACACCTTGCAAAACGACCCGATGAAGCTGCGGATGTTGGTTTATACCTCGGGCACAACCGGCATGGCCAAAGGCGTTATGCTGTCGGAGCACAATCTCGTCTCCAGCGTGTATTACGGCCTTCAGGTCTCGACGGTCTACGACATCTGTCTGTCGGTGCTGCCCTATCACCACACCTACGAGGCTGTCAGCGGCATTTTAGTGTCCCTGCACCACCATTCCACCATCTGCATCAACGATAAAATCCGCAACGTCCAAAAAAATCTGATGCAGTATCATCCGTCCTACGTCTATCTGGTTCCGGCGTTCGCCGAATTTTTCTATAAAAAAATCAACGAGAGCATCGACAAAACCGGCAAGCGGCAGGATTTTGACAAGGCAATTAAACTCTCAAACATCCTTCTCAAAGTCGGTGTTGACGTTCGGCGCAAGCTGTTTAAGAACATTCATGAACAGTTCGGCGGACGTCTGATCAAGATCGTCTGCGGCGGTGCGCCGATCCGTCCCGAAGTCGGTGATTTCTTCAACGCCATCGGCATTAACCTGATCAACGGCTACGGCATCACGGAATGCTCACCGTTGGTCTCGGCCAACAACGACACTTTCAACGATCCGACTACCGTAGGCGTCAAGCTACCCTGCCTCGACATCAAAATCGACAGCCCGACCGAGGACGGCACCGGCGAAATCTGCGTGCGCGGCGACGTGGTGATGATGGGGTATTATAAAAACCTCGAACAGACCGCCAAAGTATTGGTTGACGGTTGGTTTTACACCGGCGATTTCGGCCGCACGAACGAATACGGCCAACTGCTGATCACAGGCCGTAAAAAGAACATCATCGTACTCGCTAACGGCAAGAACGTCTACCCCGAGGAGATTGAGGCCTATATTGCCCGCCTGCCCTATATCACCGACGTCATTGTTCGTTCCGACGCGGGCAAACACGGCGAACAGCACGCCCTGATCGCCGAGATCTATTGCGAAGAGGGTGTCGGCGACCGCTCGAATCTCGATGTGCTGGGCGAAATTCAAAGCGTCTGCGCGGGTCTTCCGCCGTATAAGATGGTCTCCAAAGTCGTCATCCGCGACGAACCGTTTCCCAAGACCACGACCAATAAAATCAAACGCAATTACGCGAGTTAAAATTCTTGTAGGGAGCGACGCCCTCGTCGCTCCGTTAAAAATGTTCATATGAAACCCCCAAAAAATCAAGCCGCAAGCAAACTTTGATTGCTTGCGGCTTTGTCATTTAATTCACCTATTCCCAATTTGCCAACATCTCTGCTATTTTCTTCCTCACCAACCGTTCCGACTCTTTGTTCGCTCTCAGCGTTTTCGCCATCTTATGCCGTTGTGCCGTATCCCAAACGGGATCTGCATTGATATTGAATACAGCGGTTGTCTTTTCATAGGGAACCGCCTCTAATAAATTATCGAGCATTACCTGAAAGATTTTTGCCGTCTCCGCCAGATTTTTCGCGCTTTCACTCTCAAACAGCCCAACACTCGTTTCAAGATACGCGGCAGCTGCACACCTGGCGTCCATCAGCGATCCGATGTGGTATTGGTCGTTGCGGCATTTCGCCCGGTATTCCTCCTCGCCGAGTTCAAATCCGCTGATTAAAACGTCATAGGCGTCATAACCGAACTTGTGGTGCTCCCCGGCTTTTTGTTCAAACATCTTTATAGAGGTTTCAAGCGAGACTTTCAACGCTTCTTTGCGTGAAATCGGTTCTTTTCTTTTATCGTAAAATCTGGTCAGTGCCGCAGGCACCCACCCCGGGAAGCCGTTTTGATAAAAATACCGGTCGTCGGTGTAAATTTCGTTTTCGGAGACATTTATAGATTGATGTTCAATGGCCTTTTCACAGGAGTTGTCATTTTGAACATCAAAATAAGTGCGTCCGAAAAATTTATCTTCGCTGTTTTCAACCGCATATCCGCAGGTAAGTGTCCATTCCGGCGCCCATCTGCCGCCGACCAAGAGCACGGGAACGCCTGCGTCAATGCTCTTTTTGGCATATTCCACGCGTTCTTTTTCATCTTTGACCGTATAGACGTCCACGCCGAGCGCATCGCCGACGTTCTTTTCGCACAGCCGCCCGTTTTGCGGCATCTGGCTGCTCGGGTCCCAGTCGCTACGCATGATGGCCTGCCAACACACACCGGACAGCCCCATGACTTCTTCATACGAGACCGAAACCCCTGCGGTGTTTAACAGCGCGGTCACGCACCCGCAGTAGGTGTTGTCTTTCCACTCACCCCATCTGAGCATCGGGACACCGTCGATATAGCGCCCGCCGTTTGCGGTTTTTACCCGGTTTACTTGCTTCAATCCACCTTTTCCCGCGTTTTCTTCTGCCATTCTTAAAATCTCCGGCCTCTCCTTCGGGGAATATCCCTCGGGTGTTTGTCGTAATTCTTTCACAGCTTCGCTCATTTCAATTCCTCCTAAAAAGCCGCCAGAATTTCATCACAGACACCGCCCATTTTCCGTAAAATTGCGGCAATATTTGCCCGGAACGCATGTGTTCTGAACTGATCCATCGGCGGGAAGAAACCGCCTTGCAGCGTCCAAATCTCCTGCCTGTAATCCTGCATCTTTTGATATAGCGGCAGCAATTTGACGGCCATTGTCAGATCGGGATATTGTTCAACCGCTTTTTTGAAAAAGTCAACCGCCGTGCTCGTGCAGACGCAGCAATAGGGGGAGCAATGCAAATTCCAGCAGATACCGCCGAGCTCGTCATCCGTTTTATTTTCGAAATATGAATCATCTTCGAGCGTATCCGCCCAAACTTCAAACGCCATCTTTCCGAAAACATAACGCCCGTTGTTGCTTTGCGCCGGTTGTAATGATAAGAACGCGGGAATGGAATCTACAATGCTTTGGTAAACTTGCCGAGTATCTTGCTTTTCGATTGGGTCTCCTGCGAAGAACACGCCTTTTACATTGTCTAACGCGTTTATAATGGTTGAATAGCCATATTCATCAATCGTCGGTTTGCCTTGCGTGTTATAGAGATTTACATACAGCACATCGTTTTCATCATAACCGCCGATCAGAGAACCTTCCGGTAATATGCCTGCGTAATTTGTCCAGTCTTTTGGCTCGTTGACAAGCCCCCATGCCAAAACGGGTATGCCTTTGTCTACGGACGCTTTAATCGCGTTCATCACTACACGGAAATCTTTTTTGATCTGCGCGTTGGAAAGATAGATGCATTCATACCCGAAAGCGGCGTATGCCTTTTTCACAAATTGCGGCACAAAGAAGTAATTGGTCACACCGCTGTCGCACTGAACACCGTTCGGGCTGCCCTTTTCGGCGGCATACAGATAGGTGAAATTATCACCGGTAAAGTTCGCATAAAAATGAAAATCGTCAATATCCGAACCGAGTTTTAATCCGACGGAGCAGATCGCGGAACAAAGAAAATAGTTCTGCCAAGACTCAATCTTTTTATAATCTTTTATTTTGTTTGTCGTATACGGCGGTTCGCCGCCGTGAAACGGGTCGGAAATCGTATCGGACGCAAACGCCGCATATTGCGCCATGGTCAGAATCTCAGGTTTCATTTTCGGGGAATAGCTCTCCGGGGCATAGTCAAATTTTTTCGCAGTTTCGCTCATATTTATACGCTCCTTCAACTCTTCGCTCATCAAGAACACTTTAACTTTAACACAGTTGAACCTGCTCGTGTTATCCTTTTTTGTCAAATTCCTCTATTTTAGGCGTTTATATAAATTCATTCTTACACTGTCTGTGTCATATCTGCCGTTTTGCGTCTCATAAACCGCAAAAATCGGCTCATCTACGTGTGCCACGCTGTTGTTTTGCAGCCACCGTTCCAGCTTTGCCGCTCCCACACCGATGTCCCCGAGGCAGTCGTCCGGCAGCACGGCATAAGTTCCGGCGGGAATCCGCAGCAGCTCCACCCGATCATTTTCGGGCAGTTTGAACCCGTCGCCGCATTCTACGCCGCATGCCCAAACATCTCCCCGGGCGCTCACATAAAATCGCTTTGAATTGCGCACTGTCAGCGGATATCGCTCCTGCAAAAACCCCATCACCTTTTCGGACGCTTTCCGCTCGGCGTCTCTGCCCGCTTCCCGCGCGATCAAAAACACCTTTTCCGGTTCTTGCGTAATGGTAATATGCCCTGCCGTGCCGCGTTTTTTGACAGGCAGATATAACTTTAGCTTATACGGCTTTCCGTCCTTGAACAGATATTCTTCAAAATAGCCCTCTTCCGCCTGTTCGAACATGCTGCCCGAAAGCCAGACGTTATAAAGATAATTCCACCCGTCGCCGATCTCCCGCTCGTTGTATTTCACCGTGCAAACCGCATATGTACCTGTTTTACCTAAAGCGTTTTCTTTTTCCGTCATCACCTCATAACAAAAACGGTTTCCGATCTGTTTGCCGTTCCTGCCGAATACACGGCCTTTGACTTCTCCAAGCGACTCAATCGCCCTGTCCTCGATGCCGGCCAAACACGAATCATAAAAATGCCTTGCCTCGCAGGCGGGAAAAACCTCCGCTCCGACCTTGACCGCAAGGCTGATGTCGTTTGTATCAAACGGGTAAAAGTAAAACCAAGTATCGGATTTTCGGTATTCGAGCGGGGTCATGTTAACAAGTTCCCTGAACTGCTTATGAAACGCCTGCTGGGTCTGATATCCGCTCTCGGCGGTAATTACATCAAGCGGCATATCCGAGCACTTTAAGCGTTCACAAGCATTGGAGATACGCCGCTTTCGGATATATTCCTTGATCGAATGCCCTGTATAAGAATAAAAATCCCGATAAAGCTGACTCAACGAAACAAAGTGCCGATTCGCAACGGTCTCGGGATTTAACTCGTTAGTCAGATTATTTTCGATAAACGCGGTCACTTCGTTCATATCTCTGTTTTTTTGCATAAAAATTCCTTAAATTCAATAATTCTCCGAAATCTGCTTTTTGATTTTATCACAAATTTTAACAGCAATCAAATTTTTCTTCGACGCTGTTTAAAATTTATAAATGCCCGCAAATCGCCGTTTTAAGCCTCGGAGACGTTTCCATGCGAAATGGCAGACATTTGCGCATTTCGGGCAAAATCCATAATGCTTTTTACGCATACTATCAAAGCAATCATAATTGATTGCATGTCATTTCAATACAGGCAGGTGTGAATTTGAAACTAAAATTCAAAAAGACATTGTCAATTCTTTTGG
This sequence is a window from Oscillospiraceae bacterium. Protein-coding genes within it:
- a CDS encoding AMP-binding protein, which translates into the protein MAKPRGKITYYQVEKFSTIREMLDKAAAAAGDSIAFRYKENEKDYEKTYSEFLADTEALGAAITKLGHRTDHIACIGVNSYRWVVTYLTMVKSACVFVPVDKELPAEDIVNILIHSESRAIFCDASYLPILKENAHRLPDIENVICFEKTDATAGSMHLHDFDTLLESGKSLDKHEYDTLQNDPMKLRMLVYTSGTTGMAKGVMLSEHNLVSSVYYGLQVSTVYDICLSVLPYHHTYEAVSGILVSLHHHSTICINDKIRNVQKNLMQYHPSYVYLVPAFAEFFYKKINESIDKTGKRQDFDKAIKLSNILLKVGVDVRRKLFKNIHEQFGGRLIKIVCGGAPIRPEVGDFFNAIGINLINGYGITECSPLVSANNDTFNDPTTVGVKLPCLDIKIDSPTEDGTGEICVRGDVVMMGYYKNLEQTAKVLVDGWFYTGDFGRTNEYGQLLITGRKKNIIVLANGKNVYPEEIEAYIARLPYITDVIVRSDAGKHGEQHALIAEIYCEEGVGDRSNLDVLGEIQSVCAGLPPYKMVSKVVIRDEPFPKTTTNKIKRNYAS
- a CDS encoding helix-turn-helix domain-containing protein gives rise to the protein MQKNRDMNEVTAFIENNLTNELNPETVANRHFVSLSQLYRDFYSYTGHSIKEYIRKRRISNACERLKCSDMPLDVITAESGYQTQQAFHKQFRELVNMTPLEYRKSDTWFYFYPFDTNDISLAVKVGAEVFPACEARHFYDSCLAGIEDRAIESLGEVKGRVFGRNGKQIGNRFCYEVMTEKENALGKTGTYAVCTVKYNEREIGDGWNYLYNVWLSGSMFEQAEEGYFEEYLFKDGKPYKLKLYLPVKKRGTAGHITITQEPEKVFLIAREAGRDAERKASEKVMGFLQERYPLTVRNSKRFYVSARGDVWACGVECGDGFKLPENDRVELLRIPAGTYAVLPDDCLGDIGVGAAKLERWLQNNSVAHVDEPIFAVYETQNGRYDTDSVRMNLYKRLK